The following is a genomic window from Chitinophaga caseinilytica.
CGTCGGGGATGGAGATCAGGTTGAGGACGAGCACGGCTATGGCGAGCCATTTCAGCCGGACATGCGCCACGAGGATGCTGATCTCCAGGTTGGGCATGAGGGTGGCGCTGGCGATGAGGAAGGCCATGGAAGCGGCGGAAGCACCGAGGAGGGAGCCGCCGAGGTAGGGTGTGGCGGGGAGGAGGTAATAGAACAGGATGTACAGCCCGGCGCCGAAGAGCCCTGCCATAAGGTACAGTGGCAGCACACGGCGGTTCCCCAGTTCGGCACGGAAGAAATTGCCGAACCAGAAGAAAGTCAGCATGTTAAAGAGGATATGCAGTACCTGGACGTGGAAGAACATGTAGGTTATGAGGCCCCAGGGCTTATAAAGAAGGACGTTGTCTACATGCAGTACGAGATTATCTACCAGGAATGCCCAGGCTTCTGCCGCGAAAGGGAGGCGCAGGGTGCCGAGGAGCCGCAGGATGCCCACTATCAGGAACACGGCTATGTTAATGATCATCAGATGGTTAACCGTATTGTCCTGCCTGAGCCAGTATTTAATGTCCGCTTTGAATGTAGTTCCGTTCATACCGGAAAATTAAGGAAAAAAATGCTCGCCGGCCTTTCCCACGGCCAATTTTCCAATTTCGCGCAGAAAACGGATAATCGGGATGGAAATACATAAATGCTTCATTATCAGTAACACTTTTTGCCAAATAAAGTTGTCTCCGAGGTAGATTTGTCGTATCTTTGCCCCCTTAAAACTTTATATTTTGGAAGAAAACAACATTATTAACGAACAAAACGCTGAACAACAGGCTCCTGTGGCTACGGCTGCGGCAGAAACAGCGACAAAAAATGCTCCTGTTGTAGAGACCGCTCACGATGATTTCGACTGGAGCGTAGACAAACGTAACGTAACTTCCTATTCCGCTGAAGAAAAAGCGAAATACGACGCTACTTACGACAGTACCTTCAAAGTGTTCGACGAGAACAGCCTCCTGATGGGTACTATCGTTGGTCTGACGAAGACCGACGTGGTGATCAACATCGGCTTCAAATCCGACGGCCTGATCTCCTTCAACGAATTCCGCGACCTGCCCGGCCTCAAAATCGGCGACGAAGTGGAAGTACTGGTAGTTGAGAAAGAAGACCGCGACGGCAACCTGCACCTGAGCCGCAAACAGGCTCGTATGCAACGTGCATGGGAACGCATCGTGGAAGTTTACAAAACCGGCGAAGTGGTTACCGGTACCGTTACCAGCAAAACCAAAGGCGGCCTGATCGTGGACGTTTACGGTATGGAAACGTTCCTGCCTGGTTCTCAGATCGACGTGAAACCCGTTACCGATTACGACCAGTTCGTGGGCAAAACCATGGAATTCAAGGTGGTAAAAGTGAACGAGGCTATCCGCAACGCAGTAGTATCTCACAAAGCGCTCATCGAATCCGATATCGAGCAGCAGCGTGTGGATATCATCAGCAAACTGGAGAAAGGCCAGGTGCTGGAAGGTACCATCAAGAATATCACCGACTTCGGTGCGTTCATCGACCTGGGCGGTCTGGACGGCTTGCTGTATATCACCGATATCAGCTGGGGCCGTATCAGCCATCCGAGCGAAGTGCTGCAGATGGACCAGAAGATCAACGTGGTTGTTCTCGACTTCGACGACGAGAAGAAACGTATCTCCCTGGGTTACAAACAACTGACCCCCCATCCTTGGGATACCCTGCCCGCTACCATCTCCGAAGGAGCGAAAGTAAAAGGCAAGGTAGTGAACATCGAAGATTACGGCGCGTTCCTGGAAATCCTCCCCGGTGTGGAAGGCCTGGTGCACGTATCCGAGATCTCCTGGGCGTCTACCCCCATCAACGCGAAAGAATTCTTCAAATTGGGCGAAGAATACGAAGCAGTGGTGGTTACCCTCAGCAAAGACGAGCGTAAAATGTCGCTGTCTATCAAACAACTGACCGAAGATCCCTGGTCTACCATCGAAACCAAATTCCCGCTCGACAGCCGTCACAAAGGCATCGTGAAAAACATCACTCCCTACGGCGTGTTCGTTGAACTGGAAACCGGCATCGGCGGTATGATCCACATCTCTGACCTCAGCTGGATCAAACGCTTCAACCACCCCTCCGAGTACACGAAAGTGGGCAGCGAGATCGAAGTAGTGATCCTTGGTATCGACAAAGACAACCGCAAGCTCTCCCTCGGTCACAAACAGATCGAAGAAGATCCCTGGAACACCTTCGAAACTATCTTCCCCATCGGTTCCATCCATGAAGGTACCGTTGTGAAGAAAGACGACAAAGGCGCTACCGTGCAGCTGCAATACGGCCTGGAAGCTTACGCTCCCGCCCGTCACCTGCGCACCGAAGATGAAAAACCGATCGCTGTTGAAGACGTGAAAGAATTCCAGATCATCGAATTCGATCGCAACGAAAAACGCATCCTGGTTTCTCATACCAAGGTTTGGGAACAAGCGAAAGCCGACGAAAAAGATGCTGTCATCAAAGAAAAACGTGCTGACGCTGAGAAAACCCGCAAGACTGTGAAAAACATCCAGTCTAAGGTAGAAAAAGCCACCCTGGGCGACCTGGGCGCGCTGGCCGAACTCAGAGAAAAACTGAAACAATCCGAAGGCGGCGAAGAAAAGAAAGCCGAGTAGTAGTATTGTTTTCGTAAAATAAAAGATCCCTTCCCGGTCAAACGGGGAGGGATTTTTTTATGCGCACATCTTTCGATCCGACTTTGCGGGAACAGGCACACTGCGCTGGATTCGCTACAAGTGGAAGCCCTGGTTGTAAGCCCGTTTCCAATTTGGAATTGGGTTTTGACACATCTTTGAACCATCCTTTTGACGGAAAATATGCCCCGGAATTCCCCTGAAGTGGTATTTATTTCACGATTACCTTATTGCACAAATCAAGGGCCGTCAATTTTGAAATCGGCTGAAACCCTTTGCTATCAGGCAGTATAGCCTATCTATATCTACTATAACCAAAATTTATTAGGTTTTTCTTAACACATCTTTTACCTTCGCACCCTATATAGTCTATAAAAATAATAGGGTAAAACCATGTCACATTTGTACAAGCTTACCTTGCTTATGCTGCTAACTAGCCTGACTACTTTCGCACAAAGCAGGAAGATCACCGGAAAAGTCAGCTCCGGCGATGGCCAGCCGCTCCCCGGCGTTACCGTTTTCATCGCGGGCACTTCCACGGGAACGATTTCCTCGGCCGACGGGTCCTGGAGCCTCTCCATTCCCGATACCGCAACAGCCGTTTCCTTCCGCCTCATCGGCATGGAAACCCTCGTACTGCCCATTAACGGTCAAACGGAAATCAACGCCGTATTGCATTCGTCAGACAAGCAACTGCAGGAAGTAGTGGTAACGGCACTCGGCATCTCACGCGCCAAAAAAGCACTCGGGTACTCCGTTCAGGAAGTGAAAAGCGCGGAACTGCAAACCCGCCCCACCAACGCCATCGGCGCCCTTTCCGGTAAAGTGGCCGGCCTGCAGGTAATATCCGTAGGCGGCAACATGGGCGGCTCCAACCGTGTGCTTCTTCGCGGCATCAACTCCATCTCCGGCAACAACCAGCCCCTGTTCGTGATAGACGGTATCACCATCGATAACGCCGACATGAACACCCGCAGCACCGCACAGGGCTCCGCCGGTAAAGACGTGGGCAACACCATACAAGACCTGAACCCGGACGACATCGAGTCGGTCAACGTGCTGAAAGGCCCCGCCGCTGCGGCGCTCTACGGCACCCGCGCCGCCAACGGCGTAATCGTCATCACCACCAAAAAAGGGCGCGAAGGCAAAGGGCTCGATGTTACTATCAACTCCGGCCTCGAACTGGAAAGGGTTGTCCGCCTCCCCGAACGCCAGCATCTCTACGGCGGCGGTAAAGCCAACACTTTCCAGACCGCCACCATCAACGGCAAAACCTATAACCTCGTGGATTATGGCATGGACGAAAGCTGGGGCCCCAAACTCGACGGCACCCCCGTTCTCCACTGGTATAACCTCGACCCGGAATTTTCCGCCGATTACCTCAATCCCCAACCTTGGGTGTATCCCAAACATGACGCTACCGACTTCTTCCGCACCGGCATCGCCACCACCAATAACGTGGCCGTGAGCGGCGGGAACGACAAGCAGACCTTCCGTCTGTCGTACACCAACAAGATCGTTCGCGGTACCGCACCTAATTCGAAATTGCACCGCAACACCCTGAATTTCTCCGGCTCCAACCGGTTCGGGAAATTCCTCGCCACAGGGAACTTCAATTACGTGAAGAACCAAAGCACCGGCAGGCCCTGGACCGGCGCCACCAACCGCGGCATCATGCTCGAAGCCTTCCAGTGGGGGCAGGTGCAGGTGGACTACGATAAACTCCGCGACTACAAACGCGCCGACGGTACGCCCCGCGCATGGAACCGCAACAGCTGGGAAAACACCGCCGCCGGGCGCGCCACCAAATATATCGACAACCCCTTCTGGTCGGCCTATGAAAGCTATCTCGAAGAAAACCGCGATCGCTTCTACGGAAACGTGGGCCTGAACTACGAAGTCAACAACTGGCTGCAACTCAGCTCCAAAATCAATGCGGACCTTTACGGATACGATTACCAGGACCGCATCGCCGTGTATTCCCGCTCGCAAAGCAACTACATCGAATACAACAATAAATTCAGCGAATTCAACTACGAATTCCTCGCCAACGCGAAGAAAAGCTGGAACGAATTCTCGCTCAGCGCGTTCGCCGGTGGTAATATCATGAACCAGAAACGGACGGTTTCCAATGCCGCCACGCAAGGCGGGCTCATCATCCCCCTGTATTACAACCTCAAAAACGCGAACAGCGTGCTCAACGAAAGCAACCGCTATCACAAAAGCATCTATTCGCTGTTCGGAAGCGTGTCGCTGGGGTATAAAAATATCCTGTTCCTCGATGGTACCATCCGGAACGACTGGAGCTCAACACTGCCGCTCGATAAGAATTCCTTCGCGTACCCTTCCGTTTCCTCCAGCTTTATCGTGAGCGAACTGAACGGTCTGAAGAACACCTCCTGGCTCGATCTGCTGAAGGTTCGCCTGAGCTGGGCGCAAGTGGGCAACGATACCGATCCGTATCAATTGCAGCAGGTGTATGAAGCGGTGCAGTCGTTCAACGGCAACCCGGGCTACAAACTCCCCGCCGTTTTGGCGAACAGTCGCCTGAAACCGGAGATCACTTCCTCGCTGGAAGCGGGCGTGAGCTTCAGGATCCTCAAAAACAGGCTGGGCCTCGACGTGACGGCATATACCAACGACAGTCGCAACCAGATCATCAATATCCCCACATCCACCGCTTTCGGCTACGACAGTAAGTTCATCAACGCCGGCAAGATCAATAACAAAGGGCTGGAAGTGACGCTGACAGGCGTTCCGGTTTCCACGAAGGATTTCAACTGGGACGTGAGCCTCAACTGGTCTGCCAACCGCAATAAAGTAGTGCAACTGACCGAAGGCGTGACCCGCTTCCCCATCAACGATGCCAACAGCCTCATCGCGCTGGTAGCGCAGGAAGGCGAATCGTTCGGGCAGCTGCGCGGATATGATTTCGTGTATGATGCGCAGGGCAACAAAGTGATCGGTGATAACGGATCGTACCTGCGCACGGAACAGATGCGGCCCCTCGGCAGCGTGCTCCCCAATTGGCAATTCGGTATCGGACAGCACTTTACCTACAAACGTTTCGATGCCGGTTTCCTGGTGGACGGGCGCGTGGGCGGCAAGGTGTTTTCGCAAACCTATAGCGTGGGCATGCAGACGGGCGTGCTGAAAGCGACCGCCGAAAACGGTATCCGTGAAAACGGCCTGGTGCTCGACGGCGTGAATGGAACAGTGGTGTTCAATGCAGACGGCAGCTATTCCGTTTCCAACACCAAACCCAACACCACCCGCATTTCCGCACAAACCTGGGGATTGGGCTTTTCCAACGGGCCTACCACACAAAGCATCTTCGACGCTACTTACGTGAAGCTCCGCGAGATCACGGCCGGTTATACCATTCCGTTCCGCAACAAAACGGTGCAGCAACTGCGCGTATCCGCCTACGGCCGCAACCTCTGGAACATCTACCAGGACAACCGCAGCGTAGACCCGGAACTGACGAGCAGCAGTGGCAACATCCAGGGCATCGAAGGCGGCAACATCCCCGTGCCGGCCACATTCGGCGTAAACGTACAGGTGAAATTCTGATAAACCGACATCAACATGAAACAACTCACTTTTCTGAAATATACATTCGCAGCCGTGGCCGGACTTTTACTGGCCGCCTGCAGCGACGATAAATTCCGGGATATCAATACCGATCCCAACCGTCCGGCAGATGTGCCGACCACGACCATTATTTCTACCGCGCAAAAGCAACTGGTAGACGGACTGCGGGGCTCGGCCGCCAATTTCCGCGGCAGCATGCTGTTTGCACAGTATTTTTCCCAGAACCAGTACACGAACGAATCGCGGTACGACATCGGGCGTACCAACGCCGACGCGGTGTGGGACAATACTTACAAAGCACTCAACAACCTGGAGCAGATCATCCGGCTCAACACCGATCCGCTGACCAAAGACAGGACCGCCGGCACGGTGGGGCCTAACGAAAACCAGATCGCCATCGCGCGGATCCTGAAATCGTTCGCTTTCCTGTCGCTCACCGACGTGTTCGGCGATATTCCCTACAGCTCGTACGGCAGTTCCGATCCCGATTTCCAGGCGTTGAAAATCAACCCTGAAATCCTGAAACCGAAATACGCTTCGCAGGAGAAAATCTATACGGATATCCTGAAAGAGTTGAAAGAAGCAGCGGCGCAACTGACCGCCGCCAATACCTTCCAGGCGTACGACGGCATTTACAAAGGCAACACCGCACAATGGAAGAAGTTCGCCAACTCGCTGCGCCTGCGCGTAGCCGTGCGCATCCAGGCGAAACTGCCGCAGGTGGCGGCTACGCATATCCAGGAAGCCATTGCCGGCGGACTTATCACCACGAACGCCGACAACGCCACCCTGAAATACGAGAACAAATCGCCGAACGAGGCGCCGCTGTTCCGTGCTACCGTCACCGAGAACCGCCGCGACTTTTCCGTTTCGCACATCCTGATAGACGTGCTGAAAGGGGAGAAGGGCCCCTTCACCACAGCGGACCCCCGCCTGGCCGTGTACGCCCGGGTAAACAACAGCGGCGTGTACCGTGGCCAGCCTTATGGCCTGATCCCCGCCGTGGCGAGCATCCTGAAAGCGGAAGACATCAGCCTGCCTGGAACGGTGGTGAACGCGGCAGATTATGCGGAAGTACTGATCGAAGCGGCGGAAGTGAATTTCCTTCTGAGCGAGGTGCATGGCTGGAACCAGGCGGAATACCTGGCCGGTGTACGCGCTTCCCTGGAGAAATGGGGCGTTGCGGGAACAGCGGCTACCAATTATGTGAACGCATTGCCCGCCGCCAGCGCCGCGAATGTGCTTTCGCAAAAATACCTCGCATTGTACATGCAGGGGATCGAGGCATGGTCGGAGATCCGTCGCACGGGGTACCCCGCCTGGCTGGTGAAGCCCGGAGACGTAGTTTGGCCGGGAGCGCCGAGCACCGAACCGGGTGCGGACAAATTTACGCCGCTCGTGGGAACGGGGATTCCGGCGCGCCTGTATTATCCGCAGAAGGAGCAGGCCGTGAACCTGGAGAACTATCGCGCCGCGATCCAATCGCAGGGCGGAGATAACCTGGCCACGAAGGTTTGGTGGAATAAATAAGACCAGCCATATATTTTTTAAGATGGAGGAAGGCGTCCCGGGAGGGATGCCTTTCTTTTTGTATTTTTCGGGGGATAGGATCCTTCTTTAGTCATGCTGGACTTTCTGGTTGAAATATTTATCCGGATGTTGGGAATGTATCTGCTGATCGTTCCCGGGAGTGCCTTGCGCTGGTGGTTTTCCGGGAGGGAACGGCCGTGGAAGGAATTCCTGGAGGATGATGACGTGTACAACTATCGCGCAGGGCTGCTGTTTTGGATAACGATAGCCGCTTTGATCGCCGGAAGTGTTTATTTAATGAAGTTTTGATATGGAATGGATAAAGGCTTTGATCTTTTTTGCAATTATAATCTGGTGGAGAAGGGAGGCCGTCGATTTGACGGGCGGAACCTTACGCTGGTTAATTGCCGGCAGGAAGCGGCGTTGGAAGGACTATCAGCATGAAGATGAACAGTTCGATAATTTCCGGGTGCTTGTTTTGTGCCTGTTGATATCCGCTGCCGTGATCGGATTCGGCTATTGGTGTTATGTCAATCTGTTGTAAATCAAAATATTACATATTTTATCCTATATCTACGCTAAGTTTGTTCCCCGTATTTTTCCCGATCGCGTAAATCAATTTCCCATTTCGTCAAGATTAGCCCCTCATCCTGTGCCACCTTTGCGACGGATTATCATACCGTTTTAAAGCCCGTTTTGTTCCCCCGCAACGGGCTTTTTCTGTTCAGCCGGTATGCGCATCAACATAAATATTTGCTTTATTAAACATAGACGATGAAACAATTACTGTACGTATTAACGCTGATCCTTGGATGCACTTTCGTGGCGCAAGCCGAAGACCAGGTGCCCGGGAACATCTTGGGTATCGTTCGCACGAACGACGGCCAGCCGGCTCCCATGGTAACGGTGTTGCTCAAAGGCAAGAACCGCGGCGACATGACCAACGAGAAAGGCGAATTCAACATACGCCGGGTACAACCCGGAACCTACACCCTCCAGGTTTCCCTCGTAGGGTTCGAAACGGCCGAACAAACCGTGACCGTAGAAGCCAATCAAACGGCTGAAGTCAACATCAATCTGCAGCTGAACAACACCCAGCTGAACGAAGTGATCGTAAAAGGAACACAGCTGAAAGGCAAACGCGAAAGCGACCACATCGCCCGCCTGCCCATCAAAAACCTGGAAAATCCGCAGGTCTATAACACCATCGGGCAGGAAGTGCTGAAAGAACAGGTGGTCGTTTCCTTCGACGATGCCATGCGCAACGCACCAGGCGTGAACAAAATGTGGTCGTCTACCGGCCGCCCCAACGACGGCGCCAGCTATTTCTCCATGCGCGGCTTCGCCGTTCAGCCGTCTATGATCAACGGCATTGCCGGTCTCACCAATGGCAGCATCGACCCCGCCAACGTGGAACATATCGAAACCATCAAAGGCCCTTCCGGAACGCTTTTCGGCAGCAGCCTCGTTTCCTTCGGCGGGCTTATCAATATCGTAACCAAGAAACCATACGATCATTTCGGCGGCGAACTGTCTTACACCGGCGGCGGCTTCGGGCTTACCCGCATCACGGCCGACGTGAACGCGCCCCTGAACGCCGACAAATCCGCATTGCTGCGCGTGAATGCCGCGTACCATAACGAAAATTCCTTCCAGGACGCAGGGTTCCGCAAATCGTTTTTCGTGGCGCCCAGCTTCTCCTACCAGGTGAACGACCGGCTGTCGTTCAACGTGAATGCCGAGTTTTACAATGGCGAAGGCACCAATCCGCTCATGGTATTCCTCAACCGCAGCCGCCAACTGAAAGCCCGCACGCCGAAAGAACTGGGGATGGATTTCGACCGTTCCTATACCAGCAACGACGTGACCAACCGCACGCCTACCGTGAACCTCTACGGACAAATGAATTATAAACTGTCCGACAAATGGACGTCTCAAACTAACCTGTCGCGCAGCAACCGCAAAAGCGACGGTTACTATCAATACGTGATGTTCCTGGATGCGCCGTACAACCCGCTTCCAGCAGGACAAACCGCCCAGCCGCAGGATTCCTTCATGACCCGCTACGCCTACACGCAAAATTCCTCGACGGTGGTGACTGGCATCCAGCAGAATTTCATCGGCGATTTCAAGCTCGGCTCCATGCGTAACCGCCTGGTGTTCGGCCTCGACTTCCTCGGCATGGAAACCACCAACAACAATTCGCCCTATGCCGTGTTCGACGTGGTAAGCGCCGTTAATCCGGCAGATCCGCGATATGGACAGCTCAATCGCCCCGCGATAGACGCGAAACTGGCCGGCCTCACAGCAGGCATGACCCGCAACCGTCTTACCAATTACACTTATAGCGCTTATGTTTCCGATGTGTTGAATGTTACCGACAAACTGCTCGCCATGGCCAGCGTTCGTGTGGATTATTTCGAGAACAAGGGAACGGAAGACTTCGTGAAAGGCACCAAAACCGGGAACTTCAACCAGACTTCCATTTCTCCGAAGTTCGGGCTCGTGTACCAGGTGGTGAAAAACAGGGTAGCGCTCTTCGCCAACTATATGAACGGGTTCAAGAACGTGGCGCCGGCTACGATGCCACTGCCCGAGCTGAACGGCAACTTCAAGCCGCAGCACGCCAATCAGTATGAAGGCGGTGTGAAAGTGGACCTGCTGAAAAATCGCTTGAACGCTTCCCTCAGCTACTACGACATCGAAGTAGACAATATGAACATGCAGGGCTCGATCGTAAAAGAAGGCGTGACCTATAATTATACTTACCAGGGCGGTACCCAGCGCAGCAAAGGCGTAGAGTTCGACCTGAACGCTTCTCCCGTGGAAGGTCTGAACATCATTGCCGGTTACGCTTACAACAACAGCAAAATGGTGAAAGCCGACAAATTCACGCTCGGCCGCAGGCCGGTGAGCGCGGGCCCGGAGCATTTCGCCAACCTGTGGGCTACCTACACGGTGCTCAGCGGTAAGCTGAACGGTTTCGGGATCGGTGCTGGTGGCAACTATGCCGGCGATAACGTGATCACCAACGATTCCCGTACCGGTACCTTCACGTTGCCTGCCTACACGGTGTTCAATGCTTCCGTGTTCTACAACGTAAAAGCATTCCGGCTTGCGCTGAAGATGGACAATATCGCCAACAAGGAATATTTTACCGGTTGGACGACCATCGAAAAACAAATGCCGCGCCGTGTTTCCGCGAACGTGACATTCAAGTTCTAAGATATTTTAGTGAAGGAAAGGGCGCCTCCGCAAGGGGCGCCTTTTTTGTTTTCAGGAAAATCCTATCTTTGCGCCTTCCGACGAAGTCGGCTGCTGACATCTCTGTAAGGGGCGGATGTTAACCCAAAGCCCTGAGAATTATCGCTTGTATTTACTGAAAATCAAGGAGTATGCAAACT
Proteins encoded in this region:
- a CDS encoding rhomboid family intramembrane serine protease, translating into MNGTTFKADIKYWLRQDNTVNHLMIINIAVFLIVGILRLLGTLRLPFAAEAWAFLVDNLVLHVDNVLLYKPWGLITYMFFHVQVLHILFNMLTFFWFGNFFRAELGNRRVLPLYLMAGLFGAGLYILFYYLLPATPYLGGSLLGASAASMAFLIASATLMPNLEISILVAHVRLKWLAIAVLVLNLISIPDGNAGGILAHFGGALFGFGYVRILKSTGTDLCTPLMRLFDGINGLFTGNKTTTRTFKPKKSPLRVVRNATDASHASKLDQLLDKISEKGYNSLTSEEKQWLRQYSNEK
- the rpsA gene encoding 30S ribosomal protein S1: MEENNIINEQNAEQQAPVATAAAETATKNAPVVETAHDDFDWSVDKRNVTSYSAEEKAKYDATYDSTFKVFDENSLLMGTIVGLTKTDVVINIGFKSDGLISFNEFRDLPGLKIGDEVEVLVVEKEDRDGNLHLSRKQARMQRAWERIVEVYKTGEVVTGTVTSKTKGGLIVDVYGMETFLPGSQIDVKPVTDYDQFVGKTMEFKVVKVNEAIRNAVVSHKALIESDIEQQRVDIISKLEKGQVLEGTIKNITDFGAFIDLGGLDGLLYITDISWGRISHPSEVLQMDQKINVVVLDFDDEKKRISLGYKQLTPHPWDTLPATISEGAKVKGKVVNIEDYGAFLEILPGVEGLVHVSEISWASTPINAKEFFKLGEEYEAVVVTLSKDERKMSLSIKQLTEDPWSTIETKFPLDSRHKGIVKNITPYGVFVELETGIGGMIHISDLSWIKRFNHPSEYTKVGSEIEVVILGIDKDNRKLSLGHKQIEEDPWNTFETIFPIGSIHEGTVVKKDDKGATVQLQYGLEAYAPARHLRTEDEKPIAVEDVKEFQIIEFDRNEKRILVSHTKVWEQAKADEKDAVIKEKRADAEKTRKTVKNIQSKVEKATLGDLGALAELREKLKQSEGGEEKKAE
- a CDS encoding SusD/RagB family nutrient-binding outer membrane lipoprotein; the protein is MKQLTFLKYTFAAVAGLLLAACSDDKFRDINTDPNRPADVPTTTIISTAQKQLVDGLRGSAANFRGSMLFAQYFSQNQYTNESRYDIGRTNADAVWDNTYKALNNLEQIIRLNTDPLTKDRTAGTVGPNENQIAIARILKSFAFLSLTDVFGDIPYSSYGSSDPDFQALKINPEILKPKYASQEKIYTDILKELKEAAAQLTAANTFQAYDGIYKGNTAQWKKFANSLRLRVAVRIQAKLPQVAATHIQEAIAGGLITTNADNATLKYENKSPNEAPLFRATVTENRRDFSVSHILIDVLKGEKGPFTTADPRLAVYARVNNSGVYRGQPYGLIPAVASILKAEDISLPGTVVNAADYAEVLIEAAEVNFLLSEVHGWNQAEYLAGVRASLEKWGVAGTAATNYVNALPAASAANVLSQKYLALYMQGIEAWSEIRRTGYPAWLVKPGDVVWPGAPSTEPGADKFTPLVGTGIPARLYYPQKEQAVNLENYRAAIQSQGGDNLATKVWWNK
- a CDS encoding SusC/RagA family TonB-linked outer membrane protein produces the protein MLLTSLTTFAQSRKITGKVSSGDGQPLPGVTVFIAGTSTGTISSADGSWSLSIPDTATAVSFRLIGMETLVLPINGQTEINAVLHSSDKQLQEVVVTALGISRAKKALGYSVQEVKSAELQTRPTNAIGALSGKVAGLQVISVGGNMGGSNRVLLRGINSISGNNQPLFVIDGITIDNADMNTRSTAQGSAGKDVGNTIQDLNPDDIESVNVLKGPAAAALYGTRAANGVIVITTKKGREGKGLDVTINSGLELERVVRLPERQHLYGGGKANTFQTATINGKTYNLVDYGMDESWGPKLDGTPVLHWYNLDPEFSADYLNPQPWVYPKHDATDFFRTGIATTNNVAVSGGNDKQTFRLSYTNKIVRGTAPNSKLHRNTLNFSGSNRFGKFLATGNFNYVKNQSTGRPWTGATNRGIMLEAFQWGQVQVDYDKLRDYKRADGTPRAWNRNSWENTAAGRATKYIDNPFWSAYESYLEENRDRFYGNVGLNYEVNNWLQLSSKINADLYGYDYQDRIAVYSRSQSNYIEYNNKFSEFNYEFLANAKKSWNEFSLSAFAGGNIMNQKRTVSNAATQGGLIIPLYYNLKNANSVLNESNRYHKSIYSLFGSVSLGYKNILFLDGTIRNDWSSTLPLDKNSFAYPSVSSSFIVSELNGLKNTSWLDLLKVRLSWAQVGNDTDPYQLQQVYEAVQSFNGNPGYKLPAVLANSRLKPEITSSLEAGVSFRILKNRLGLDVTAYTNDSRNQIINIPTSTAFGYDSKFINAGKINNKGLEVTLTGVPVSTKDFNWDVSLNWSANRNKVVQLTEGVTRFPINDANSLIALVAQEGESFGQLRGYDFVYDAQGNKVIGDNGSYLRTEQMRPLGSVLPNWQFGIGQHFTYKRFDAGFLVDGRVGGKVFSQTYSVGMQTGVLKATAENGIRENGLVLDGVNGTVVFNADGSYSVSNTKPNTTRISAQTWGLGFSNGPTTQSIFDATYVKLREITAGYTIPFRNKTVQQLRVSAYGRNLWNIYQDNRSVDPELTSSSGNIQGIEGGNIPVPATFGVNVQVKF
- a CDS encoding TonB-dependent receptor, which gives rise to MKQLLYVLTLILGCTFVAQAEDQVPGNILGIVRTNDGQPAPMVTVLLKGKNRGDMTNEKGEFNIRRVQPGTYTLQVSLVGFETAEQTVTVEANQTAEVNINLQLNNTQLNEVIVKGTQLKGKRESDHIARLPIKNLENPQVYNTIGQEVLKEQVVVSFDDAMRNAPGVNKMWSSTGRPNDGASYFSMRGFAVQPSMINGIAGLTNGSIDPANVEHIETIKGPSGTLFGSSLVSFGGLINIVTKKPYDHFGGELSYTGGGFGLTRITADVNAPLNADKSALLRVNAAYHNENSFQDAGFRKSFFVAPSFSYQVNDRLSFNVNAEFYNGEGTNPLMVFLNRSRQLKARTPKELGMDFDRSYTSNDVTNRTPTVNLYGQMNYKLSDKWTSQTNLSRSNRKSDGYYQYVMFLDAPYNPLPAGQTAQPQDSFMTRYAYTQNSSTVVTGIQQNFIGDFKLGSMRNRLVFGLDFLGMETTNNNSPYAVFDVVSAVNPADPRYGQLNRPAIDAKLAGLTAGMTRNRLTNYTYSAYVSDVLNVTDKLLAMASVRVDYFENKGTEDFVKGTKTGNFNQTSISPKFGLVYQVVKNRVALFANYMNGFKNVAPATMPLPELNGNFKPQHANQYEGGVKVDLLKNRLNASLSYYDIEVDNMNMQGSIVKEGVTYNYTYQGGTQRSKGVEFDLNASPVEGLNIIAGYAYNNSKMVKADKFTLGRRPVSAGPEHFANLWATYTVLSGKLNGFGIGAGGNYAGDNVITNDSRTGTFTLPAYTVFNASVFYNVKAFRLALKMDNIANKEYFTGWTTIEKQMPRRVSANVTFKF